Proteins co-encoded in one Gouania willdenowi chromosome 1, fGouWil2.1, whole genome shotgun sequence genomic window:
- the LOC114467381 gene encoding uncharacterized protein LOC114467381: MGHQNKQVDVESLQGGGQRRGRCLDACLVVSVLLLFVAVAAVAVGGFMAVMELRSQLEASRLKLEPVGSKLNQVADNPTFKMQNFAYLEATSGQLTSNSTMRLDLIKHGDGTSVGSNFIFDSEQHSLTPKQEGSFFVYINLHLTCIFNCSAGLLRVQVGDKLTCEVELPSHSRTVTKKCWTVTWMERKKLITQIMVPNGGLPYWKLELTDTGLGVFLVD, from the exons ATGGGACATCAGAACAAACAAGTGGACGTGGAGTCTCTCCAGGGAGGCGGACAACGGCGCGGACGGTGCCTGGACGCCTGCCTGGTGGTGTCGGTGCTGCTTCTGTTTGTGGCTGTTGCCGCTGTGGCTGTGGGAGGATTCATGGCTGTGATGGAGCTCCGAAGTCAACTGGAAGCCTCTCGTTTGAAACTGGAACCTGTGGGGTCCAAGTTGAACCAAGTAGCGGATAATCCAACATTTAAG ATGCAAAACTTTGCCTACTTGGAAGCGACCTCAG GTCAGCTGACTTCAAACTCCACAATGCGCTTGGATCTCATCAAACATGGCGATGGAACGTCTGTTGGGAGTAACTTCATCTTTGATTCTGAGCAGCATTCACTGACACCAAAGCAAGAGGGGAGCTTCTTTGTGTACATCAATCTCCACCTCACCTGTATATTCAACTGTTCAGCCGGCCTTCTCAGAGTGCAGGTTGGAGATAAGCTGACATGCGAGGTGGAACTTCCATCACATTCCAGGACTGTGACTAAGAAGTGCTGGACTGTGACATGGATGGAAAGAAAGAAGCTGATCACTCAGATAATGGTGCCAAATGGAGGACTGCCCTACTGGAAGCTGGAGCTGACAGACACTGGACTGGGTGTGTTTCTGGTTGATTAA
- the LOC114464621 gene encoding phospholipid phosphatase 3-like, whose translation MLDRLEPQGAEGTVPGAELQLKASAAGMEEECRKELIRISGGGLSRRRLLVGLDLLCLFLASIPFFACELKTISPYRRGFMCGDPSITYPYLHVEAIPDELLIAGGIIITGLTIALGECYRVRFHSVSSKAFVRNLYVSSLYKELGCFLFGCCVGQSLTNMAKLSVGRLRPHFLSVCGVTYASLNCTPGAYVASVTCHQRDHRLEEEARKSFFSGHASFAMYTMLYLAFYLQARLTWRGARLLRPVMQFFLVVLALYTGLTRISDYRHHPSDVVTGFIQGALTAYWVAFHVSSMFKFSRSDLSPNETMERHLSPNHTVC comes from the exons ATGTTGGACAGGTTAGAGCCGCAGGGGGCCGAGGGGACCGTACCCGGTGCGGAGCTTCAGCTCAAAGCGTCAGCAGCGGGGATGGAGGAAGAGTGCAGGAAGGAACTGATCAGGATCAGTGGCGGAGGACTGTCCAGGAGGAGACTCCTGGTCGGCCTGGACCTGCTCTGTCTGTTCCTGG CTTCCATCCCTTTCTTTGCATGCGAGCTGAAGACTATCAGCCCGTACAGACGAGGCTTCATGTGTGGAGACCCCAGCATCACCTACCCATACCTGCATGTAGAAGCCATACCTGATGAATTACTCATTGCCGGTGGAATCATCATCACCGGCCTTACA ATTGCCCTCGGGGAATGTTACCGAGTGCGTTTCCACAGCGTGAGCTCAAAGGCTTTTGTCAGAAACCTGTACGTATCCAGTCTGTACAAGGAGCTGGGCTGCTTCTTGTTTGGCTGCTGTGTTGGTCAGTCTTTGACCAACATGGCCAAGCTAAGCGTGGGACGTCTGCGGCCGCACTTCTTATCTGTGTGTGGTGTGACGTACGCCTCGCTCAACTGCACGCCTGGTGCTTACGTTGCATCAGTGACGTGTCACCAGCGCGATCATCGTTTAGAAGAGGAGGCCAG GAAGTCCTTCTTCTCTGGCCATGCTTCTTTTGCAATGTACACAATGCTCTATTTAGCA TTTTACCTGCAGGCCCGGCTGACTTGGCGCGGAGCTCGTCTCCTTAGACCTGtgatgcaattttttttggttgtgCTGGCATTGTACACAGGTCTGACTCGGATCTCAGACTACAGGCACCATCCGTCTGACGTGGTAACAGGCTTCATACAAGGCGCTCTGACAGCGTACTGGGTG GCATTCCATGTCTCGTCCATGTTTAAATTCTCCAGGTCAGATTTGTCTCCAAATGAGACCATGGAAAGGCACCTGTCACCCAACCATACAGTCTGCTAA
- the LOC114468291 gene encoding tumor necrosis factor ligand superfamily member 14-like: MEDTVVTIPPVFVVDSRANYLTMHKEKKQSWKRAKHKFLMVLVGLALLGLLVEGYFIYRLEQKTKNDGIMSQRGSKDLKQMPTVQTFQRPFAHLLGSHLPVGEDNVMQWVKEGEAITQHMAYDRGRLLVEVEGYYYLYSKVQLNAADECLLIQHKIMKNTTAYGQPIELMKSKSFRCWTQENQKEMFSQVQDLWNNFLGGIFHLQRGDRIYVTLESKENAPLNPGPTENFMGAFMVFP; encoded by the exons ATGGAGGATACCGTGGTTACCATCCCACCTGTGTTTGTGGTGGATAGCAGGGCGAACTACCTCACCATGCACAAGGAAAAGAAACAGAGTTGGAAAAGAGCAAAGCACAAGTTTCTGATGGTACTGGTGGGACTGGCCTTGTTGGGACTTCTCGTGGAGGGTTATTTCATCTACAGACTCGAGCAGAAAACAAAG AATGATGGCATCATGAGTCAGAGGGGATCTAAAG aCTTGAAGCAGATGCCCACGGTTCAGACCTTTCAGAGGCCTTTTGCACACTTATTGG GTTCACACCTTCCTGTTGGCGAGGACAATGTGATGCAGTGGGTGAAAGAGGGAGAGGCCATCACCCAACACATGGCGTACGACAGAGGACGTCTGCTGGTAGAAGTGGAGGGTTACTACTACCTCTACTCAAAGGTGCAACTAAATGCAGCAGACGAGTGTTTGCTGATTCAGCACAAGATCATGAAAAACACCACTGCCTATGGTCAACCCATTGAGCTCATGAAATCCAAAAG TTTCCGCTGCTGGACCCAAGAAAatcaaaaagaaatgttttcacAGGTTCAAGACCTGTGGAATAATTTTCTCGGGGGGATTTTCCACCTGCAGCGCGGGGATAGAATTTATGTAACATTGGAAAGCAAAGAAAATGCACCATTGAACCCAGGACCTACCGAAAACTTCATGGGAGCCTTTATGGTTTTTCCATAG